From a region of the Streptomyces venezuelae genome:
- a CDS encoding MFS transporter, translating into MTVTGSTLVLAAPPAAPRAPRGPLAPYRRLFALPGTRGFTAGNLLARLPMGMFGVSAVMMIAGQRGSYALAGAVTATGLAATALVAPWTARLIDRHGQARIAVPATLIAVLGSLCLVACVRTGAPAWTLFASYAATATTPNIGGMSRARWTHLLRDSPGAHHTAMSFEQAADELCFMLGPVLAAFLCSAVLPEAGTFTAAALLLTGMLVFTSCRATQPPVTAGPRRGSPLRTLAPLLPLFLATGVVFGSMEIASIAHLDALGLGAASGPVLALQAAGSCAAGLLYGTMRPRGLRTCLIALAAAMTLPWAAAATGSLLPLACALLLAGMATAPTMVTAMSRVHALTPEGRLNEGMTLAVTAIFAGISLGAATSGTVIDHLGTTTAYALPAAAAVLALAATKAVPVSGTGDVP; encoded by the coding sequence ATGACCGTCACCGGCAGCACCCTCGTCCTCGCCGCCCCGCCCGCCGCTCCCCGTGCCCCCCGCGGCCCGCTGGCCCCCTACCGGCGCCTGTTCGCCCTGCCCGGTACGCGCGGCTTCACCGCCGGGAACCTGCTGGCCCGGCTCCCCATGGGCATGTTCGGGGTCAGCGCGGTCATGATGATCGCCGGGCAGCGCGGCTCGTACGCCCTCGCCGGCGCGGTCACGGCGACCGGCCTGGCCGCCACCGCACTGGTCGCGCCGTGGACCGCCCGGCTGATCGACCGGCACGGCCAGGCCCGGATCGCCGTCCCGGCCACCCTGATCGCGGTCCTCGGCTCGCTCTGCCTGGTCGCGTGCGTGCGCACCGGAGCCCCCGCCTGGACGCTCTTCGCCTCCTACGCCGCGACCGCCACCACCCCCAACATCGGCGGCATGTCCCGCGCCCGCTGGACCCACCTGCTGCGGGACTCGCCGGGCGCGCACCACACCGCGATGTCCTTCGAGCAGGCCGCCGACGAGCTGTGCTTCATGCTCGGCCCGGTCCTGGCGGCCTTCCTCTGCTCGGCCGTCCTCCCCGAGGCCGGCACCTTCACGGCGGCCGCCCTGCTGCTGACCGGCATGCTGGTCTTCACCTCCTGCCGCGCCACGCAGCCCCCGGTGACGGCCGGCCCCCGCCGCGGCTCGCCGCTGCGCACCCTGGCGCCGCTGCTGCCCCTCTTCCTGGCCACGGGTGTGGTCTTCGGCTCGATGGAGATCGCCTCGATCGCCCACCTCGACGCGCTGGGCCTGGGCGCCGCCTCCGGCCCGGTGCTGGCCCTCCAGGCGGCGGGCTCCTGCGCGGCCGGCCTGCTCTACGGCACGATGCGCCCGCGCGGCCTGCGCACCTGCCTGATCGCCCTGGCCGCCGCGATGACCCTGCCCTGGGCGGCGGCGGCCACGGGCTCGCTCCTCCCCCTGGCGTGCGCGCTGCTGCTGGCGGGCATGGCCACGGCTCCGACGATGGTGACGGCGATGTCCCGCGTCCACGCGCTGACCCCGGAGGGCCGCCTCAACGAGGGCATGACCCTCGCGGTCACCGCCATCTTCGCGGGCATCTCCCTGGGCGCGGCCACGTCCGGCACCGTGATCGACCACCTGGGCACCACCACCGCCTACGCCCTCCCGGCGGCGGCGGCCGTTCTCGCCCTCGCAGCCACGAAAGCCGTACCGGTTTCCGGTACCGGAGACGTACCATAA
- a CDS encoding type II toxin-antitoxin system Phd/YefM family antitoxin, which translates to MSISASEARATLFPLIERVNTDHAPVRITSKSGDAVLMSADDYDSWQETVYLLRSPANAQRLMEAVARDREGASSVVRTLDELRELAGGEE; encoded by the coding sequence ATGTCCATAAGCGCCAGCGAAGCCAGGGCGACCCTGTTCCCGCTGATCGAGCGCGTGAACACCGACCACGCCCCGGTGCGCATCACCTCCAAGAGCGGTGACGCGGTCCTCATGTCCGCCGACGACTACGACTCCTGGCAGGAGACCGTCTACCTCCTGCGCTCCCCCGCCAACGCCCAGCGGTTGATGGAGGCCGTCGCGCGTGACCGCGAGGGCGCCTCCTCGGTCGTCAGGACGCTGGACGAGTTGAG